The proteins below come from a single Zea mays cultivar B73 chromosome 8, Zm-B73-REFERENCE-NAM-5.0, whole genome shotgun sequence genomic window:
- the LOC100276028 gene encoding uncharacterized protein LOC100276028 — MPASAAPPAQPAAPPPPPPPASPAPPEDVEATAGSPSRASAVGTVNWGTATLVGVFAGLLYGGSREASASVSKDAEVMLKMGSTTDKREQYRLMRDAMEKRFIRVAKGSLVGGVRLGMFTATFFGIQNLLIDTRGVHDVFNIAAAGSATAAAFGLILPGSMMWRARNVLVGSALGAGICYPLGWVQLKLAEKANLEIANSKPSSDLTEGKENQSRVGAAIERLEGSLKK, encoded by the exons ATGCCCGCCTCGGCGGCTCCTCCTGCCCAGCCCGCGGCAccgccccctcctcctcctcccgcttCTCCTGCCCCTCCG GAGGATGTGGAGGCGACTGCCGGTTCACCTTCGAGGGCTTCAGCAGTGGGGACGGTGAACTGGGGAACGGCCACCCTCGTTGGCGTCTTCGCTGGGCTGCTATACGGGGGGAGCAGGGAGGCCTCCGCTTCCGTC AGTAAGGATGCCGAGGTGATGCTGAAGATGGGAAGCACAACTGACAAGCGTGAACAGTATAGATTGATGAGAGATGCTATGGAGAAAAGGTTCATTCGGGTTGCCAAAGGTTCACTAGTCGGGGGTGTTCGGCTGGGGATGTTTACTGCGACTTTCTTTGGCATACAGAACCTTCTTATCGATACTCGTGGAGTACATGATGTATTCAACATTGCCGCTGCTGGCTCTGCTACTGCAGCTGCTTTTGGCCTTATAT TGCCAGGGTCAATGATGTGGCGTGCAAGGAATGTATTGGTGGGATCTGctcttggtgctggcatctgctatCCACTTG GCTGGGTACAGTTAAAGCTGGCAGAAAAGGCCAATCTTGAGATTGCAAATTCAAAACCATCATCCGATTTGACAGAGGGAAAAGAAAATCAAAGCCGTGTGGGTGCTGCTATCGAACGACTTGAGGGTAGTCTGAAGAAGTGA